A DNA window from Mastacembelus armatus chromosome 11, fMasArm1.2, whole genome shotgun sequence contains the following coding sequences:
- the angpt2b gene encoding angiopoietin-2b, with translation MDRLLALTLAYLAYLLAAVLGSERQQHRMQHGPCSYTFILPEVEHCHPLKDFQVSNTLQRDSPPESERDTGQSKQGKVLKERPSLQERKLERLESAMENNTQWLQKLENFIQENVRSGMEEMKRTAVHTQTAAMLEMGTNLLSQSAEQTRKLTDVETQVLNQTSRLEIQLLEYSLFTNRLEKHILLQTQEISRLSDKNSFLEQRLLALEAQYGKELQGLQSEKQQLQELLERQSRMVSQLQGELGSSALNSTLLQRQQAMLTDTVQQLLAMVNHCNEISNRPKEELLTFRDCAEILRSGVAESGIYSIRLPNSTQTVKVFCDMKTRGGGWTVLQHRTNGSVDFYRGWREYKMGFGEPSGEHWLGNEIIHKLTSSQEYSLHVQLQDREGNEAFSHYDRFYIDGEDNNYSLHAEGFSGTAGRTSSLAHTGTQFSTKDRDNDRCTCKCAQLASGGWWFDACGPSNLNGIYYPASSNVVRYNGIKWYYWKGPNMMTIMTTMMVRPKDF, from the exons ATGGACCGCCTGCTGGCCCTGACCCTCGCCTACCTGGCCTACCTGCTGGCTGCTGTGCTCGGCTCAGAGCGCCAACAGCACCGCATGCAACACGGCCCCTGCAGCTACACCTTCATCCTCCCTGAGGTGGAGCATTGCCATCCCTTAAAAGACTTCCAGGTCAGCAACACTCTACAGAGGGACTCCCCGCCTGAGTCCGAGCGTGACACTGGCCAATCCAAGCAGGGTAAGGTCCTAAAGGAGAGGCCTTCCTTGCAGGAGAGGAAGCTGGAGAGACTGGAGAGTGCTATGGAGAATAACACCCAGTGGCTACAGAAG CTGGAGAACTTCATCCAAGAAAATGTGCGCTCTGGGAtggaggaaatgaaaagaaCCGCAGTCCACACCCAGACAGCTGCCATGCTCGAGATGGGAACTAACCTCCTCAGCCAATCAGCAGAGCAGACACGCAAACTGACAGACGTTGAGACCCAG GTGTTAAACCAGACAAGTCGCCTGGAGATCCAGCTGCTCGAGTACTCGCTCTTCACTAACCGGCTGGAGAAACATATTCTCTTACAAACTCAGGAAATCTCACGCCTCAGCGACAAAAATAG CTTTCTAGAACAGAGGCTCTTAGCGCTGGAAGCTCAGTATGGAAAGGAGCTGCAGGGCTTGCAGAGCGAGAAGCAGCAGCTTCAAGAACTTCTGGAGAGGCAGAGTCGAATGGTCAGTCAGCTCCAGGGTGAACTCGGCAGCTCTGCACTCAACAGCACCTTACTTCAGAGACAGCAGGCCATGCTCACAGATACAGTTCAGCAGCTGTTGGCTATGGTCAACCACTGCAATG aaatttCCAATAGGCCAAAGGAGGAGCTGCTTACCTTCAGGGACTGTGCAGAGATCCTGCGctctggagtggcagagagcGGTATATATAGCATACGCCTcccaaactccacacagactgTCAAG GTGTTCTGTGATATGAAAACTAGAGGTGGCGGGTGGACAGTGCTGCAGCATCGGACAAATGGTTCTGTTGATTTCTATCGTGGGTGGCGGGAGTACAAAATG GGCTTTGGAGAGCCGTCTGGGGAACATTGGCTGGGGAATGAGATCATCCACAAGCTGACCAGCTCCCAGGAATACAGTCTGCATGTCCAGCTACAAGACAGAGAAGGGAATGAAGCCTTCTCACATTATGATCGGTTCTACATTGACGGAGAGGACAACAACTACAG TCTTCATGCCGAGGGCTTTAGTGGCACAGCTGGACGTACCAGCAGCCTCGCCCACACTGGTACCCAGTTCAGCACCAAGGACAGAGACAACGACCGCTGCACCTGCAAGTGTGCACAGCTTGCATCTGGAG GCTGGTGGTTTGATGCTTGTGGTCCATCCAACCTGAATGGCATATATTACCCTGCCTCGTCCAATGTGGTTCGCTACAATGGCATTAAGTGGTACTACTGGAAAGGTCCAAATATGATGACTATTATGACGACCATGATGGTGCGCCCTAAAGACTTTTGA